The genomic stretch GGGAAGGGTCCCCCAGTGAGCGGGTCAGAGGGGAGGACCGCTGGCTTCCGGGGTGGCTGGTGGGGGGCGTTCTGGAGTCGGGGTGCAGAGGGTGGGGCTAATGGCTAAGCGTGGGGAGGGGGCCTGAGTGGAGGGCTTCCTGCTGGTCGGGTGGGGCTGGCCTTGGGGGCCAGAGGAGAGGACGACTggctgcgggggtggggaggacggGACGGGACGGGACGGGACGGGACGGGCGGGCCCCACCCCCGGGGCCGAGACGGGAGGGGAGGGCTAGCGGCTGCTGCGTGTGGCGGGAGGAAGGGGGAGCTACTCCTGGCTGAGGCGGGGGTCGATGGGGAGGACTCCCGGGCGCGGGTGCGGTAGGCGTTAGGGGAGCTCCCGCCGGGgcggggcgtggggtggggggggaggacgCTCGTGGCAGTTAGGGGGCTCCGGCTCCCGGGTGGGCGGGGGCAAGACGGGTGGGCTCTGCATCTGGGGTACGAGAAGCGAGAGACCCTGGCGCTGAGTGTGCTCCGGGGAGGACTCCCCGGTGTGGGGAGGTGAGAGAGGCAGTCTGACCTCTACGCATGGCGGGGCGCCCGGCTTCCAGGGCCCAGAGCGGAGCGCCACCagctggtgggtgggggagggtgtaTGGAGGGGATGCAGTGCGAGGGGTCGGGGAGGAGCCGCCTggccacggggggggggggggggggggcgtaaGTGAAGCTGAGAGGGGGAGGCGCTGGGGCTGCTGTGATCTGGTGGAGGCTGTTGGCCATGGCAGATGGATTTGTGGGGGTCCAGGGAGGGGCTCTGGCCCACTGCATGAGGCATCGAGAGCTTCAGGTCGCCTCTGTCCGGGTGGCACAGGAATTGcagaggtgggtgggcagggcaaGGCCCTGGCCTCCACACAGAGTACACAGATTCTTTACGAGGGTGCTTTGCACATTCACCCGGACACGCCATACCAGAGTTGTAAAACAGTCTCCATAAATTTAGCAGTATTGCAAGTTTCCATGATAAGTTTTCTCATCACGGGGGAATTTTATTTGATGGTACTAATGataatatatcttcaaatattgggaaacccatggatcaaagagaaaaatcacagagGGACTTAGAAAATGTTTCCAAGTGAATACTAAAAAAGCACAACTTACCAAAATTAGTGGGAGGCAGCAAAAAGCGACAGGAGGAAACTGTATTCCTCTAAATGCTTCTGTTAGAAAAGAGTCAGGACATAAAATCAGTGAGCTAACAGTCCATTGAGAGATgctagaagaagaagagcaaaggaaacataaaatgaaGTAATAAGAGAGCTAAGAGAGGAAATCAGTGATAGAAAGCAAATTATGGACACGGTGAACGAAGCCATGCGCTTCTTTCAAAAGAGCAAGGAAACCGAGCAAGTCCTAGAACGATGAATCACGGAAACATAGAAAGAACGCTGATCCCCAATATGAGGAATGAAAGAGGGCCAACGTTACGGATCAGATGTACATTAACAAAGAGGATATAGGGGAATATTATGGGACATTATGGAAATGTTTATGCTAACAAATTGGAAGACTTGAAAAATTCCTTGGGAAAAAGGCAGCTTCCTAAAACTGAGGGCAGAAATGTAGAAAAGGTGACGAGCCTTctatctgtctttttaaaaaaattattttattttactttattattgtttcttgagtCGTACGCAACAAGtgctcttttgttattatttttaaattttatttttacttttggctgcgttgggtctttgttgctgcgcgcgggctttctctaggtgcagcgagcgggggctactcttcgttgcggtgcgcaggcctctcattacggtggcttctcttgttgcagagcacgggctccaggcatgtgggcttcagaggTTGTgtcacgtggactcagtagttgtggctcgtgggctctagagcgctggggtcagtggttgtggcgtgtggggttagttgctccgcggcttgtgggatcttcccggaccggggatcgaacctgtgtcccctgcactggcaggtggattcttaaccactgcgccaccagggaagtccctagccttctatcttgtaaataaatgtaatttataaaaaaagtttCCTAAAGTCAAACAAACCAAACAGGGCAGGGAGGTGCTCCAGGCTGCTGCTGTGAGGGGCACTAGGGTGGGCTGTGTGGCACAAACATGATTCTCTCCTCTTTGCACCCACAGGCCGATTCCCACACTTCAACAGCCTGTGCACACCTGTTTGATCGCTTCCCCCCACCCTCAGGTCCTCGAAGATGGCGATGGCTCTGGCGGTATTGCGGGACTGGTGCAGGTCGATGGGCGTGAACGCTCAGCGATCTCTGCTCATCCTGGGAATCCCAGATGACTGCAAAGACCAGGAATTCCAGGAGGCTGTGCAGGCTGCCCTGCGTTCCCTGGGCAGGTACCGAGTGCTGGGCAAGGTCTACAGAAAGGAGCTGGGGTCGAGTGTTGCCCTGGTCGAGTTTGCTGAGTGTTTAAATCGAAGCTTGCTCCCCCGCCAAATACCAGGCAAGGGAGGGCCCTGGACTGTGGtctgcctgccccaggcccctgaTGCTGATTCACAGGATAGACCCAGTTGCCCTGCGCAGCCCCAGGGACAAGCAGTGGTTGGCAGGGCGGGTGAGGCAGGAACTGCAGGTCACTCAGGAACTGCAGGGGAGGAGGAAGCTGCAGGGGAGGCGGGAGTCGCAGGTATGGAGGGAGACACAGGTGAGGAGGAAGCCttaggtgaggagggagctgaaggtgaggagggagctgcaggtgaggagggagctgaaggtgaggcgGGAGCttcaggtgaggagggagctgaaggtgaggagggaggtgcaggtgagaagggagctgcaggtgaggagggagctgaaggtgaggagggagctgaaggtgaggagggaggtgcaggtgagaagggagctgcaggtgaggagggagatgaaggtgaggagggaggtgcAGGTGAGAAGGGAGCTGCAGgcgaggagggagctgaaggtgaggagggagctgcaggtgaggagggagcctcaggtgaggcaggagccgcaggtgaggagggagcctcAGATGAGGCGGGAGCTGCAGGcgaggaaggagctgcaggtgaggcaggagttgcaggtgaggcaggagctgagtcagatgaggaaggagctgcaggtgaaGCAGGAGGTGAAGGTGAAGCAGGAGCTGAgtcagatgaggaaggagctgcaggtgaggagggagatgaaggtgaggagggagctgaaggtgaggagggagctgcaggtgaggagggagctgcaggtgaggaaggagctgcaggtgcGGAAGGAGCTGAGGGTCAAGCAGGAGCTGAGGGTCAAGCAGGAGCTGAAGGTGAAGCAGGAGCTGAgtcagatgaggaaggagctgcaggttacagaaatgttgcaggcgTGGCAGGACTTCTGAGTATGGCAGGACCCACGGGCGGGGCAACGGCTGCGCCTGAGGAAGCAGTTGTGACAGCGGCAGGCGCCATGGGTGAGGCAGGGCCCGGGACCCAGCAGTGGAGGCAGGCCTCGCAGCCCGTGCTGGACAGCATGGGCTACCAGGAGCTGGGAACCTTCTCTGGGATGGAAGAGCCGGGCCACGGGGAAGGGTCCTCTGAGAGCTGGCTGGAGCAGGCCAGCCACACGCTGCACCTGTGGCGCCACGTGtctgagagggagaggaggaggaggctggtgGAGAGCTTGCGCGGCCCCGCGCTGGACCTCCTGCGCGGCCTCCTGGCGGAAGATCCCGAGCTGGCTGCCCAGGACTGCCTGGCCGCGCTGGTGCAGGTGTTTGGGAACAAGGACCCCCGGGGGAGTGCTCGGCTGAAGTTCGTGACCTgtgcccagcagccccaggagactCTCTCTGCGTACGTGATGCGCCTGGAAGGCCTGCTGCAGTCGGCCCTGGAGAAGGGGGCCATCCACCCGGCCATGGCGGACCAGGCGCGCGCCCGGCAGGTGCTGACGCGGGCCCGGCTGAACGACACGCTCCGGGACACGCTGAGGAGGCGGCGGCTGATGAGGAGGCCTCCCGGCTTTGCGGGGATGCTGCGGCTCATCCAGAAGACCGAGGCCTGGGACGCCGACCCGGCTAGCAGGGAGCACTtcccagggcaggaagaggcCCGTGTGGACGTTGCAGTCCTGGCAGCAGCCGCCCAGGCCGCCCCGGCCCATGAGGCCATCACCGCAGGCACCACTGCACATGGCACCAAGGCCTCCCCGGCCGGTGAAGATAGCACCGCCCAGGCCGCCCGTTCCAAGGAAGGGAGCGCCGAGGACCACCCGGCACGTGAGGAGGCCAGTGCGGCAGTTGCCGGCACTGCCAAGGCTGGCGAGGCGGCCCCTGAAGACCATGGTGCCGCCAGGGCAGCCCCTGAAGACCATGGTGCCgccagggcagcccctggccctggggagACCAGCAAGGCGTCCACGGCCGCTCAGGAAGATGGAAGTGCTGCCGCCCCTGCGGGCCTAGGTCAGGCAGGACCCTCAGATGCCCCCGGGGTCCCCATGCCTGGCCGGATGGGCAGTGCTTCCCCGGTGGCCCCAGGAGGTCCTGGCTGGGAGCCAGAGGGCCTCGCCcaggcaggaggccaggaggCCGAGGAGACCCCCGAGGAGGGGCTCAAGCCCATCCCAGAAGAGCCGGGAAATGAGGACGGGGCTGCAGAGATGAGCCCCCCGGGGTCCACCTCGGGCCAGTAGGCTCAGCAGGCCCCAGGGCCCCCACGCTTGGAGGCAGGGGGAGGCCAGGCCTGGCAGCCTACTGGCCCCATATTAGGGGCCACTCCAGGTGCCTGGGCCTCCCTCCTGAGAGGGGACCCCTATTCATCATCCCCTGGGGCAGGTTGCTCCCTGTACTGGCAAGCCCAAATGTGTCCCTGTAGGCCCCAGAGGGACCCAGGTGTCAAGGAACCCCCCagcccccgctcccctccccccaacacacacaccctagCCATCGTCCCCCCGCAGAGCCCTGAGGTGCGCCACGTGCCAGCCAAGGCTCTGGTCTCTGTGGGCCAGTGTCGTGAGCTCAACGTGTGCTTTCTGGGCATAGATTCAGGCCCAGCGCTGCCTGTTGTTGTGGAAATGTGCATGTGTTCTCCTCTGAGCGGTTCCCCCAAGCCCTGCGCGGCGTGGAGACCCCGAGCCCAGTCCCAGGAGCCGGCGGGAAGGACGGGATGGACGAGGTCACAGCCAGCGCCCACCCCAGGACCTGGGAGCCCACCTGCGACCTTCGAAGGAAGACCTTGACCGGGGCTGCAGGAGGTCTGCGGGAGGCCCCCCAGGGCTTGTGTTCTGCTGGGCCACCCCGTTGTTCCTCGGGACTCCACGTCCCCGGCTCGGTGGCGTGCGCCCTGCTGTGGGACTGTCCTGTGCCCGCCatagggcagggccaggccccggGCATGTGGGCCAGAAATGGAGGGTCTGCCCTGGGGGGAGCGGGCATGGCCGGCGCCCATCCTCCTGGCGAGAGGCCACCCGCGGGGCCTTCAGGAAGGGAGACTGTGGGGAGATGGAGGGCCGCCGGGTGGGGTGTAGCGGAGGCACCTTTTTGAGGACCCTGGGTGGGGCCGGGACCCGTGAGCTCCGGTGGCCGTTAGAAGTTCCTCTGTGTGTTGTTATGCCCTCTGTTCAGTGGTTTCAGTCAAtgtttctctttaataaattTCCCTGAACGTTTCATCTGAGTCTGGCCTCTGCTGTGGGCAATGGAGGGAAAGGGCTGCTGCGGGTGAGGGCGGGGGTCCAGAGTCCGATTCCTGCTCAGCACCCATGGGACACCTCTCCGGGGAGAGGGTAAGGTAGGCACTTTGCAGACCCAGACATCGTGAGGGTTTTTCTTCCAGTTCATAGGTGAATTGTAAAGTTTTAGCGCCCTTGACCGTGGGCCGCGTCTCGGGCGATGCTCGTGCTTGAAATCATGGGTGCTGTGCACGGCCCGGAAGGCCAGGGGACACACAGGAGGACTTCTGACCTCGTGGGTCACACGTGGGTCCGTGCACGTCTGCCTGGCCCGGGGGCTCCGGGACCAGAAGGCCGTGGCCGGTTTGCACGAGCGCTCGGCCTGTGGCTCTGCACCCGTGCACGAGTGTCTTCGTGCCCCCTGCGATGACGGGCGTGAAGCAGGAGGCTGACATGCTGACGGGCCTGCCCTTTAGGATGTCACTTCCTGGCTGGGCTGTGCTGTCACCCCCGAGCAACCGGAGCACTTCTGTGAGGGGCTGAGCGGGAGTGTGAGCCCAGGGTGCTGCCGGCCGCGCTGCACTGTCCCGTTTACGTG from Tursiops truncatus isolate mTurTru1 unplaced genomic scaffold, mTurTru1.mat.Y mat_scaffold_129_arrow_ctg1, whole genome shotgun sequence encodes the following:
- the LOC117310694 gene encoding paraneoplastic antigen Ma6E-like; this encodes MAMALAVLRDWCRSMGVNAQRSLLILGIPDDCKDQEFQEAVQAALRSLGRYRVLGKVYRKELGSSVALVEFAECLNRSLLPRQIPGKGGPWTVVCLPQAPDADSQDRPSCPAQPQGQAVVGRAGEAGTAGHSGTAGEEEAAGEAGVAGMEGDTGEEEALGEEGAEGEEGAAGEEGAEGEAGASGEEGAEGEEGGAGEKGAAGEEGAEGEEGAEGEEGGAGEKGAAGEEGDEGEEGGAGEKGAAGEEGAEGEEGAAGEEGASGEAGAAGEEGASDEAGAAGEEGAAGEAGVAGEAGAESDEEGAAGEAGGEGEAGAESDEEGAAGEEGDEGEEGAEGEEGAAGEEGAAGEEGAAGAEGAEGQAGAEGQAGAEGEAGAESDEEGAAGYRNVAGVAGLLSMAGPTGGATAAPEEAVVTAAGAMGEAGPGTQQWRQASQPVLDSMGYQELGTFSGMEEPGHGEGSSESWLEQASHTLHLWRHVSERERRRRLVESLRGPALDLLRGLLAEDPELAAQDCLAALVQVFGNKDPRGSARLKFVTCAQQPQETLSAYVMRLEGLLQSALEKGAIHPAMADQARARQVLTRARLNDTLRDTLRRRRLMRRPPGFAGMLRLIQKTEAWDADPASREHFPGQEEARVDVAVLAAAAQAAPAHEAITAGTTAHGTKASPAGEDSTAQAARSKEGSAEDHPAREEASAAVAGTAKAGEAAPEDHGAARAAPEDHGAARAAPGPGETSKASTAAQEDGSAAAPAGLGQAGPSDAPGVPMPGRMGSASPVAPGGPGWEPEGLAQAGGQEAEETPEEGLKPIPEEPGNEDGAAEMSPPGSTSGQ